A section of the Arachis hypogaea cultivar Tifrunner unplaced genomic scaffold, arahy.Tifrunner.gnm2.J5K5 arahy.Tifrunner.gnm2.scaffold_592, whole genome shotgun sequence genome encodes:
- the LOC140183471 gene encoding uncharacterized protein, with amino-acid sequence MGVTVKINDVDIDNRFVVPYNPLLLMKYQAHINLEFCNKSNVIKYLFKYVNKGPDRVTATVGERYDVGQSSQVVDEIKQYYDCRYLSPSESMWRIFAYDIHQRWPSVQRLTFHLPNQQHVVFDDADITTHVYLCNKDLLTMFTGWMMANRRFSEGRSLTYVEYPGKFVYCLRSREWKPR; translated from the coding sequence ATGGGTGTCACAGTGAAGATCAATGATGTCGATATCGACAATAGATTTGTTGTGCCCTATAATCCACTGTTGTTAATGAAATACCAAGCTCACATAAATCTCGAGTTCTGTAACAAGTCAAACGTTATCAAGTATCTATTTAAATATGTTAACAAGGGTCCAGATCGGGTGACCGCAACTGTTGGAGAGAGATATGATGTTGGTCAATCTTCTCAAGTGGTTGATGAGATCAAACAGTATTATGATTGTCGTTATTTGTCACCGTCTGAATCCATGTGGAGAATTTTTGCTTATGATATTCATCAAAGATGGCCGTCGGTACAGAGGTTGACTTTTCACTTGCCCAACCAGCAACATGTTGTATTCGATGATGCTGACATCACTACTCATGTTTATTTGTGCAACAAAGATTTGTTGACGATGTTTACGGGTTGGATGATGGCCAACAGGCGGTTCTCGGAGGGGCGGTCTCTAACATATGTTGAATATCCAGGGAAATTTGTCTATTGTTTGAGGAGTAGGGAGTGGAAGCCAAGATAA